In a single window of the Trichoderma breve strain T069 chromosome 6, whole genome shotgun sequence genome:
- a CDS encoding putative zinc finger motif, c2HC5-type domain-containing protein translates to MSIYQLAQLLPLPDEELQQVLDYASTLSKPEAVTHFSNLLGDSPAVIDFISTFNGRRKDPAAPAAAPAPPAASTSKASGPKKKKAPIHTPEARKVEDYAGPAGKAYNKKDSDLEYISQRSSAPNSNRPSRTASPARPLIKEPTVKKAAQPTKVEAPAPKQSNSTAAGYLISDDPKKSKPKSTPVSRGVPMAGQSTALADLDAAIRSLEITTNPTLEKDAKSRKCNCVAARHPLQAAAPNCLSCGKVICLKEGLGPCTFCGTPLLSSDEIQAMVRELKDERGREKMAANAAAHRRADVAKTPAPFTPPRGLDSDAPSLSEAAAKARDHRDKLLNFQAQNAKRTTVRDEAADFDVSGAMGGMGSMWATPEERAKELKRQQKIMREMEWNARPEYEKRQQVISIDLAGRRVIKTVAPVERPVTPEEDEAQYVDSGILQETSGNRNAGGAFSTNPLLGAVMRPIYDAKGKGAEAEGRSSRSKGWRRVQDDLDNNEGVILDGGAYGLQAVGGDEPERG, encoded by the exons ATGTCCATCTACCAGCTCGCCCAGCTGCTCCCGCTGCCAGATGAGGAACTACAGCAAGTTCTCGACTATGCCTCGACACTCTCAAAACCCGAAGCCGTCACACACTTCAGCAACCTCCTCGGCGATTCGCCTGCCGTAATCGATTTTATATCCACCTTCAACGGTCGTCGAAAAGATCCCGCGGCTCCCGCAGCTGCTCCAGCCCCTCCAGCCGCTTCGACATCAAAAGCTTC AGggcccaagaagaagaaggcgccGATACACACCCCAGAGGCTCGAAAAGTTGAAGACTATGCTGGTCCAGCTGGAAAGGCATACAATAAAAAGGATTCTGATCTAGAGTACATATCTCAGCGATCCAGTGCGCCGAACAGCAATCGCCCGTCAAGGACAGCCTCGCCAGCAAGACCTCTCATCAAGGAACCAACTGTTAAAAAGGCGGCACAACCCACCAAGGTTGAGGCGCCTGCACCAAAGCAATCAAATTCTACAGCGGCTGGCTATCTCATATCGGACGATccaaaaaagtcaaagccTAAGTCTACGCCAGTTTCTC GAGGAGTGCCAATGGCAGGCCAATCTACGGCATTGGCCGACCTGGATGCTGCCATCCGATCTCTAGAGATTACGACAAACCCAACGCTAGAGAAGGACGCCAAGTCAAGGAAATGCAATTGCGTGGCAGCCAggcatcctcttcaagcTGCGGCCCCCAACTGTCTTTCTTGCGGAAAGGTAATCTGCTTGAAGGAAGGCTTGGGGCCATGTACATTCTGTGGAACACCACTGCTAAGTTCCGACGAAATCCAAGCCATGGTCAGAGAACTCAAGGACGAGCGTGGCAGGGAAAAGATGGCGGCGAATGCAGCAGCTCATCGCAGGGCAGATGTGGCCAAGACACCCGCACCGTTTACGCCGCCGCGAGGGTTGGACAGCGATGCTCCATCACTGTCTGAAGCGGCTGCCAAAGCACGAGACCATCGAGATAAGCTGCTCAACTTTCAAGCACAAAACGCCAAGCGAACGACGGTGAGAGATGAAGCGGCAGATTTTGACGTATCGGGTGCCATGGGTGGAATGGGCAGCATGTGGGCGACGCCCGAAGAACGAGCAAAAGAGTTGAAGAGACAGCAGAAAATCATGCGAGAGATGGAATGGAACGCACGGCCAGAATACgagaagcggcagcaagTTATTAGCATCGATCTTGCTGGTCGTCGAGTTATAAAGACCGTTGCACCTGTTGAACGCCCAGTCAcaccagaagaagatgaagctcagTATGTCGACTCTGGTATCCTACAAGAGACGTCTGGAAACAGGAACGCCGGCGGGGCATTCAGTACAAATCCGCTCCTGGGGGCCGTGATGAGGCCTATCTATGATgccaaaggcaaaggggCCGAGGCAGAGGGCCGAAGCAGTCGCAGCAAGGGATGGAGAAGGGTTCAAGACGACTTGGACAATAACGAAGGAGTCATTCTAGACGGAGGAGCGTATGGGCTACAAGCGGTTGGCGGAGACGAGCCGGAGCGCGGGTAG